The genomic region TTTGGAAATCATGGAAAAAGTTTTTGTGAAAAAATGGGAATAGATGTTTCTCAAATGGTTGTAATAAGTAACTACATTGGATTTATGATAGAAAGTGCAGTAAAATTAGGATTTAAAAGAGTACTTCTTATTGGACACATAGGAAAAGCTATCAAAATAGCTGGAGGAATTTTCAATACTCATAGTAGAGTGGCTGATGGAAGATTGGAAATTTTAGTTGCTAATGGTGTATTAATAGATGAACCTAGAGAAAATTTACTTAAAGTTTTAAATTCAAATACAGTGGAAGAAGCTTGTGATTATATTGAGAAGAAGGAATTATTTAATTTAATAGGAAATAAAGTGGCTCAAAAATCTAGGGAGTATTCAAGAGATGAAATAGAGTTTCAATCGGCTATTTTTACATTTAGTGGGAATATGATTGGACATAGTGATGATTTTTATAAAATGGCTGGTGAATTAGTTGGAAAATAAAATTAAAGTTGTAGGTTTAGGTCCTGGTAATTTAGATTATTTAACAGGAGCTGGATTAAAAGCCATAAAAGAAAGTGAAATAGTTATAGGTGGTAAAAGACATTTAGAAGAAATAGAAAGTTTACTTAATAATCAAGGAAAATATACCCTTGGAAAATTAAGTGATATGATTTATTTTATAGATTGTAATAAAAACAAAAAAATAACTATTGTAGTTTCTGGAGATACAGGTTATTATAGCTTATTGACTTATTTAAGAAAAAATTTAAGTGAAGAAAAGTTAATAACGATACCAGGAATCTCATCTTTCCAATATTTATTTGGAAGACTTAATATGACTTGGGAAAAATTTTCTCTTTATAGTGTTCATGGAAGAGATTGTGATTACATAGAGGCTTTAAAAAAATCTGATAGAGGGATAGTTCTTTTAACAGATGGAATAAATAATCCTATTACAATAAGTGAAAATTTAGTAAAACATAATTTTAAAAATATTGAGGTTATTGTAGGGGAACGTTTATCCTATGAAGATGAAAAGATCACAAGATTTCAAGTGGAAAATTACAGGGAATATATTAAAGAATATGAGATGAATGTGACTATACTAAAAAAAGGTGATTAAATGGGACACATATATGATAAGGACTTTGTTCAAGGAGAATTACCTATGACAAAGCAAGAGATAAGAGCAATTTCTATTGGAAAACTTCTATTAGAACCAGAATCTATTTTAATAGATGTGGGAGCTGGAACAGGTACAATAGGAATTGAAGGAGCAACCTATTTAAGGCATGGAAAAGTTTATGCTATAGAAAAGGAAGTAAAGGGAATTGAAACTTTAAAAAAAAATATTGATAGATTTGCCCTTGAAAATATTGAGATCGTAGTTGGAAGAGCTCCTGAAGCTATACCTGAAATATCTTATGATAGAATGTTTATCGGTGGATCAACAGGTTCTATGAGAAGTATTTTAGAACATTTTAATAAATATTCTAAGAAAAATAGTAGAATTGTTATAAATGCAATAACTTTAGAAACTATAGGAGAAGCTACAAAACTTTTAAAAGAGCTAAACTTTCAAGATATAGAAGTGGTAAATGTGTCTGTGGCTCGTGGGAAAAAAGTGGGACCTTATACTATGATGTATGGGGAAAATCCAATTTATATAATAAGTGCGAATAAGGGGGAAAACCAATAATGGCAACATTTTACGGAATAGGAGTAGGGGTTGGGGACCCTGAGATGATTACACTAAAAGCAATAAACGCCCTAAAAGATTTAGACGTGGTAATACTTCCAGAAGCAAAAAAAGATGAGGGAAGTACAGCTTATTCAATTGCTAAGGAATATTTAAGAGAAGATATTGAGGAATTATTTTTAGAGTTTCCAATGATTTCTGATGTGGAAAAAAAGAAAAAAATAAGAAGAGCAAATGCTGAAAAAATAGAGGAATACTTAGAAGCTGGAAAAAATATAGGATTTTTAACAATAGGTGATCCTATGACATTTAGTACATATGTTTATGTTTTAGAATATTTAAGTGATAAATATTCTGTAAAAACAATCCCAGGAGTATCTTCTTTTGTAGATATGGCTTCAAGATTTAATTTTCCATTGGTAATGGGAGATGAATCTTTAAAAATTATATCTCTTCATGGGAAAGTTGATATTAAAAAAGAAATAGAAAATAGTGATAACATTGTATTTATGAAGGTAACAAGATCATTTGATGATTTAAAAGCTGCTTTAATAGCAACAAATAATATGGAAAATATAATTTTAGTTTCTAACTGTGGTAAGGAAAACCAAGAGGTATTCTTTAATATAGAGAACTTACAAAAAGAAGATGTACATTATTTCTCAACTCTAATATTAAAAAAAGGTGGTATTAATCAATGGAAAAAGTTTATTTCATAGGGGCTGGGCCAGGGGATCCAGAATTAATAACAGTAAAAGGACAAAGAATAGTTAAAGAAGCTGACATAATTATATATGCAGGTTCTTTAGTTCCAAAACAGGTTATAGATTGTCATAAGGATGGAGCAGAGATTTATAACTCAGCTTCAATGAACTTAGAAGAGGTTATGGAAGTAACTATAAATGGAATAAAAGCTGGGAAAAAAGTTGCTAG from Cetobacterium ceti harbors:
- the cobI gene encoding precorrin-2 C(20)-methyltransferase codes for the protein MATFYGIGVGVGDPEMITLKAINALKDLDVVILPEAKKDEGSTAYSIAKEYLREDIEELFLEFPMISDVEKKKKIRRANAEKIEEYLEAGKNIGFLTIGDPMTFSTYVYVLEYLSDKYSVKTIPGVSSFVDMASRFNFPLVMGDESLKIISLHGKVDIKKEIENSDNIVFMKVTRSFDDLKAALIATNNMENIILVSNCGKENQEVFFNIENLQKEDVHYFSTLILKKGGINQWKKFIS
- the cbiE gene encoding precorrin-6y C5,15-methyltransferase (decarboxylating) subunit CbiE, whose protein sequence is MENKIKVVGLGPGNLDYLTGAGLKAIKESEIVIGGKRHLEEIESLLNNQGKYTLGKLSDMIYFIDCNKNKKITIVVSGDTGYYSLLTYLRKNLSEEKLITIPGISSFQYLFGRLNMTWEKFSLYSVHGRDCDYIEALKKSDRGIVLLTDGINNPITISENLVKHNFKNIEVIVGERLSYEDEKITRFQVENYREYIKEYEMNVTILKKGD
- the cbiT gene encoding precorrin-6Y C5,15-methyltransferase (decarboxylating) subunit CbiT, translating into MGHIYDKDFVQGELPMTKQEIRAISIGKLLLEPESILIDVGAGTGTIGIEGATYLRHGKVYAIEKEVKGIETLKKNIDRFALENIEIVVGRAPEAIPEISYDRMFIGGSTGSMRSILEHFNKYSKKNSRIVINAITLETIGEATKLLKELNFQDIEVVNVSVARGKKVGPYTMMYGENPIYIISANKGENQ